attgcaattaattgccaagtccctctttgccatgaaaTGAATTgagctgattgagttcgaataacagactggaagcttcaaaaggagggtggtgcttggaatcattgttcttcctctgtcaaccatggttacctgcaaggaaacacgtgccgtcatcattgctttgcacaaaaagggcttcacaggcaaggatattgatgccagtaagattgcacctaaatcaatcatttatcggatcatcaagaacttcaaggagagcggttcaattgttgtgaagaaggcttcagggcgcacaagaaagtccagcaagctccaggagcatctcctaaagttgattcagctgtgggatcgtggcaccaccagtacagagctcaggaatggcagcaggcaggtgtgagtgcatctgcatgcacagtgaggcgaagtcttttggaggatggcctggtgtcaagaagggcagcaaagaagccacttctctcaaGGGAAACATCAGGGACAGGCTGATGTTCTGcagaaggtacagggattggactgttgaggactggggtaaagtcattttctttgatgaatcccctttcggattgtttggggcatccggaaaaaaagcttgtccagagaagacaaggtgagcgcaaccatcagtcctgtgtcatgtcaaaagtaaagcatcctgagaccattcatgtgtggggttgcttctcatccaagggagtgggctcactcacaattctgcttaagaacacagccatgaataaagaatggtaccaacacatcctccgagaacaacttctcccaaccatccaggaacagtttggtgatgaacaatgccttttccagcatgatggaggaCCTCgctataaggcaaaagtgataactacgttgctcggggaacaaaacattgatattttggatCCATGGCCAGGACACtcaccagaccttaatcccattgagaacttgtggtcaatcctcaagaggcgggtggacaaacaaaaacccacaaattctgacaaacacCAAGAAtcgattatgcaagaatgggctgcccttagtcaggatgtggctcagaagttaattgacagcatgccagggtggattgcagaggtcttgaaaaagaagggtcaacactgcaaatattgactctttacatcaacttcatgtaattgtcaataaaagcctttgacacttatgaaatgctcgTAATTATACTCcatattccatagtaacatctgacaaaaatatctaaaagacactgaagcagcagactttgtgaaaatgaatatttgtgtcattctcaaaacttttggccacgactgtatactcTTCCTTATCTGTTTGTTGTTTCATCCTTCCATGCCTAGACACAAAATATTAAATCAAGTTTGCCcttggggttggggttgaacaGACTATACATTTGAATCATGTTAAGTGCCTGAAGGCACCCATGGCCGATTTTATGGCATAGGGGCCAAGATATCAATCACTAAGAAGGTACCTGAAGGCCCTATTTCAATAGAAATTATATCATAGTTATCATAACATAACATAATTGATCATTAATCCCTTGATCCTGGCAGTGGtttgcagactcaggacaactgagctttggagaaatatgcagatgtttttattttatttaaatttgacaattttctccccaatttcgtggcattcaattgttagtaattactatctcgtctcatcgctacaactcgcgtacgggctcgggagagacgaaggtcgaaagccatgtgtcctccaaaacacaacccaaccaagccacactgcttcttaacacagcgcgcatccaacccaaaagccagccgcaccaatgtgttggaggagacaccgtgcacctggctaccttggtcagcatgcactgtgcccggcccgccacaggagtcgctggtgcgcgatgagacaaggatatcccgccaaaccctccctaacccagacgacgctaggccaattgtgcattgccccacggacctcccggtcgcggccggcttcgacagagcctgggcgcgagtatctggtggcacagctagcgctgcgatacagtgccctagaccactgcgccacccgggaggcccaatatgcagatttaaagaggagttcGTAATaggtttctaatgatcatgatcttttcattAAATAAGTTCATGAatgtatcactgctgaagtgaaagccattctCTCTTGTGGAATGCTGCTTtatagttagctttgcgacagtgtCAAAAATAgatttaggattgttcttattctcctcaattaagttggaaaaattgGATgttcgagcagcagtgagggctcttcctactacactgtactgtctTTCTAAGCAaatcggaagacttccagtttggtgtggtgccATTTCCAGTCCAATTTTCTGAAAGCTCTCTTCAGGGCTtgtgtattttctgtataccagggagctagttcttatgacattttattttattttttagggTTGCAATACATCTAGGGTATAACGCAAGGTTAAAttaagttcctcagttaggtggttaactgattgttgtactctgacgtccttgggtaggtggagggagtctggaagggctgtctgagaatttatagcacggcttttgatgatccttggttggggtctgagcatattatttgttgtgattgaaaacgtaataaaatggAGGTCCAATAGTCCAGGATAATGAGAAAAtcattaagatccacaatatttattccatgagacaaaactaggtccagagtatgactgtggcagtgagtaggtcttGAGAcatgagtcgatgatggctccgaaagccttttggagtgggtctatggacTTTTCTGGCCCAGGAGGCATGTAAacagtaggctgcatagatttcatggctagaagctcaaaagacaaaaatgCAATAATTTTTTTCGTAATTTGAAATTCCCTATCGTTAATGTTAGAAACTCCACCTTtacgggatgcacgggggatatggtcactagtgtacgcaggaggagaggcctcatttaacatagtaaattcatcaggcttaagccatgtttcagtcaggccaatcacatcaagattatgatcagtgattagttaattgactataactgccttggaagtgagggatctgtacttcctgttcactcatAACTGCATGGCCAGGTAACCCTATTTTGAAATGTGAGATCTCACAATCTCTttctagagctgccgctttcaagtagCGCgtctctaacccggaagcttataggAAATCCCGCTTTTCTCGCTTCGAGGAAAATAACAtagaaacatgcatgagagcaccagctgttccagaagactgtgtgatcaagctctCCGCAACCTTTAAGCAGGTTAACAtttacaaggccgcagggccacacggattaccaggatgtgtactgcgagcatactctgaccaactggcaagtgtcttcactgacattttcaacctctccctgtccgaatctgtaataccaacatgttttaagcagtcCACAGGCCTgcgcccaagaacactaaggtaacctgcttaaaGACTACCGActtgtagcactcacgtctgtagccatgaagtgctttgaaaggctgctcatggctcacatcaacaccatcatcccagaaaccctagacccactccgatttgcataccgccccaacagatccacagatgatgcattctctattgcactccacactgccctttaatAGGAACACAtatatgagaatgctattcattgactacagctcagtgttcaacaccatagtgccctcaaagctcatcaataagctaaggaccctgggactaaacatctccctctgcaactggatcctggacttcttgacgggtcgcccccaggtggtagcacacatccgccacgctgatcctcatcacaggggcccatcaggggtgcgtgctcagtcccctcctgtacttcttgttcactcatgactgcatggccaggcacaactccaacaccatcattcaatTTGCTGACAACGATGAAAcaccctatagggaggaggtcagagacctggccacgtggtgccaggacaacaacctctccctcaatgtgatcaagacaaaggagatgattgtggactacaggaaaaagatgatagagcatgcccccattctcattgaatGGTGCTGcagtggagctggttgagagcttcaagttccttggtgtccacatcaccaacaaactaacatggtccaagcacaccaagacagtcgtgaagagggcacaacaaaacctattccccctcaggagactgaaaaaatttggcatggtttctcagatcctcaaaaggttctacagctgcaccatcgagagtatcctgactggttgcatcactgcttgatatggcaactgctcagcctttGGCCGCAAGGCACTCCAGAGGGTCGTCCaaacggtccagtacatcacgggggccaagcttcctgccatccaggacctctataccaggcggtgtcagaggaaggccctaaaaatggtcaaagactccagccatcctagtcatagacagttctctctgctaccgcacggcaaatgGTACTGGAGcgctaagtctaggtccaagaggcttcttaacagcttctaccccaaagccataacattcctgaacatctaatcaaatggctacccagactatatttattgcccccccccctctctcttcacaccacttctactctctgttgtgatcatgcatagtcactttaacaactctacctacatgtacatactacatcaactaaccggtacccccgcacattgactctgtatcggtaccccctgtatatagtctcgctattgttttTTTTACTGCTACTTTttgaattacttgttacttttttatcttattcttatccatatatttttttttgaaactgcattgttggttaggggctcgtaagtaagcatttcactgtaatgtgaacctgttgtatttggcgcatgtgactaatacaatttgatttgatttgactaaaaGTAcagattgtcacgccctggtcgaagtattttgtgtttttctttatgtatttggtcaggccagggtgtgacatgggttttttgtatgtggtgtgtagcttagtgggattgtagcttagtggggtgttctaggagagtctatggctgtctgaagtggttctcaatcagaggcaggtgttttatcgttgtctctgattgggaaccatatttaggcagccatattctttggttgtattgtgggtgattgtcctcaGTGTCTTGATGGccttagtctgtgttagtttgcaccagttaaggctgtttcggttttcattatgtttattgttttgtagagtttgtgtttattcgtgtttacgttgtttaaataaacatgaatcgcaatcgacacgctgcagtttggtccgactctccttcaccatatgaaaaccgtgacacagataccttaatagaaaatgctTAGACATCATttaaagcatgtgtgtttagtgaatcGGTCAGATCAGATGCAGTAAGGATGACCGGGATTTTTGTCTTGATAAATGCATGAAtaggacaattttcctgtccgtTAAGCAGTCAAAATGtaaagagtacttttgggtgtcaggggaaaagtacattattttctttaggaatgtagtgaagtaaaagttctAAAAAATATACATAGTAAagtaagtacagataccccccaaaattacttaagtagtactttaaagtaaccACCACTGCCAAGAACATGAAAGTGTTGCACTTGCGCGCTGTGTGAACGAGAACACCACGGAAGTGTGCATGTTCAGGTACTGATATAGCCAATGAAGTTCATGGAAATGTGATATTGCTATGATGAACATATTTTCCAGCGACGCAACTCTCCAAATATTGCTGTTCATTGAAgaaacatgcacacacgcacacgacccgctcacacacacacacatgaacatacGAATtcatgcgcacacgcacacacgggaGAAATGTAATCCTGCCATCACTGCCTGGATGCCCTATCATGGGGGGTGAAATGTATAACTTCCAAGTTATCCTTCACTCAAGGGGAACAGGATGAGCTCAGACAATCTATGGAGGGCAGAATGTTGATCAGCAGTCCAAccaagacctgggttcaaatagtattatTCTATTTTTAAGTACTTAAGCTGAACTTGATTGAGGTCGCCTGGCACAATGGAATCagtggaatagtcccaaaagtgcagcTGCAAACCCCTCTCATCGGGCATTCCAGGTTGGGCTCAATCAAACAATAAGGAAATATgaaaaatactatttgaacccattTTGCAGCCCCTCCAGGCTCCagctatctgtaatcatggtccATGGGAGGATTGTTCCCGAGGAACTGCCTCTAGACTGCAGACTGGCTGTTGAGGTTCAGGGTGACTGACATTGTGTAGTTCGTTATTGCATTACTCTGCATGAACAGAAAAGCATCCAGCATCCAGCATCCAGACCCCTGACACACATCATTAAGTCATTTCATACCCCCTTCTCACCCATATGCCACAATGAATCAGAATGATTCATGATTTTTTTTcacaatgaaaaaaatatatatattttagacttGTTTGGAGAACTAACCCTGGATGTGTAGCGTAAGGAGTGATCGTTTGGAATCAGATATTATCAAACTATTACCAGTGATATAAAAAATAGATGTAGGCCAATGCTCATTCAGCCCCTGCCTAAATAGCCATACTTCTCATACTTCCCATGCAATAAGCATAGAAATACATAATTCAGTCCTCTTTCTAAGGCAATATCACGGCTAGCCTATACTCCTCAGCCAAGCATCTTGCCCTATGCTTTTGTGTGTTTTTCTCCACTTAGGTATCTTTTGAAATGCAACTGCAAAAAAAAAAGGGAGTGCAGATTGAAGCGCAGCATTGTGTTGCCCCTTGTGAGTCCGGCAGCGACTCTGCATTCTGCCTCGCACCATTTTCCCAGAGCTTGTGTCCCCTCcgctgctcccccccccccccccccggagcTCCCTGGTGGCTCATaatgaccccccccctcccttgggGGACAGAAGCAGCTGCACAGAGTCACTGGGGACTTATAACTTTACAGCTAGGACCCAGAGGGCCATTTTCACTCAAACCTACAGCTCTGGGTTGGGGCCATGACTGACAGTGTTTTTGTTGCAGTGGTCATTTCAACTCACTTGTGGTTTTGGATTTGTTATGTTTTAAACATCTCTGCCAAAAATATGTCATAATACTAACACATCTAACATTATGTACCAGAGCTACAAAATGCACAATTATTtatctattccattctattatattatattctagctattttacactacatgacccccttcaaatgagtggatttgaccATTTcagccgttgctgacaggtgtgaaTGAAaacaagcacacagccatgaaatctccatagacaaacattggcagtagaatggtccgtactgaagagctcaatgactttcaacgtggcaccgtcataggatgccacctttccaacaagtcagttcgtcaaactggccaactgtaagtgctgttattttgaagtggaaacgtctagcaTAAAATCTGGGTTTTCAGATgccaagagaacgctacctgcccaaatgcatagtgccaactgtaaggttTGGTGGAGAATGAATGGGGATGGTTTTCGTGGTTtgggctaggtcccttagttccagtgaagggaaatcttaacactacagcatgcaatgactttctagatgattttgtgcttctaactttgtggcgagagtttggggaaggccctttcctgtttcagcatgacaaagaccccatgcacaaagcgaggtccatacagacatTTTTTTTTAGATCGTGGAATAACTTGATTGGcaagcacagagccctgacttcaacctcatcgaacacctttgggataaattggaatgccaactgcaagccaggcctaatctcccaacatcattgcccgacctcactaatgctgttgtgtttgaatggaagcaagtccctgcagcaatgttccaaaatctagtggaaagcattcctaaaagagtgaaggctgttatagcagcaaaggctggaccaactccatattaatgcccatgatttttttatgagatgttcgacgagcaggtgtccacatacttttggcaatgtagtgtattatattctactgaagGGTTAAGTTTGCATGTAGTCTGGCTTCAGGTTGCATATGTCAGCGATGTTATACTGAAGTAATCTAAACATCAACTGAATATTAGGCTGTGGGTAAAATATATACACTCGCGGCGACACTGGCATGCGCGTTGAGTTTGTGGAAACCGGCGCGACTCCCTCTCGTGGCATCGCAGTTATTAGGAGACGCGTCACTTAATCCACTTGCTAGGGAGGAGCGCAGGGCTCAGATGCTGGGGTCCTAGGCAGGCTGAGACTGTCGTTCGGGTTGGACTTCTTACTAAAAGAATACCACCAGTGGACTAGAATCGGACCATCCGGTGCTATATGAAGCTACAAAAATATACTTACTGATACTTCATTTGAGCTTTTCTGACATTATTACTACCTCAAAGAACTCAAAGAAAATCCCTGGCTGGAACAGTCTTCAGTTTAAATATAAGGAATAGTTGATCCCGCATTTTCAGACAGAGGGGTGGTGCTGTAATTGCGCGTCGATTTTATTTTTGTTGGGGGAAAAAATACGCATTTAATAGATGAAACAATCTAGATAACACTAGAGATGTTTATAAATTCAAGACAATTCACATCTGTGAGAAGAATGTCCCATTTCATCTCGTTTTCTTTTCATAATGGAAACACACAAAACATTATGAAAACCACTTTGTTTTCCCTTGGAATCAAACTGTAACGTTTTCTTTATGGAGTTTCAAAATGACATATTCTAATTTGATGAACGAAAGCAATGATGGAATATATTTTGAAAAAGCTCTCAACGAATCTTTCCTGGGCCGAATCTTATTCACAGACAACAGCACCAACTCCACCAGCTGCACCAACATCACCCTGGACCCCCAGGTCATTGCGGTCGGGGTCTTTCTATCCGTGTTCATCTTGGTGGCTATCGTTGGGAACATTTTGGTTATTCTCTCGGTGCTATGCAATAGACACTTACAGACCGTCACCAACTTCTTTATAGTCAACCTGGCCATAGCGGACTTGCTATTGAGCATTATTGTGCTGCCTTTCTCCGCGTCTTTGGAAGTGCTGGGATGCTGGGTGTTCGGCCGGGTCTTCTGCAACATCTGGGCAGCGGTGGATGTTCTCTGCTGCACCGCGTCCATCCTCAGCCTCTGTATCATCTCCATAGACAGGTACATCGGGGTCAAACACTGCCTCAAATACCCCACCATCATGACGGAGAAGAAAGCCGCTGTCATTCTGGTCTTGGTCTGGGTCTCCTCCATGGTCATCTCCATAGGACCGCTGCTGGGATGGAAGGAACCGCCGCCGACCGACGAGAGCGTCTGCAGCATCACCGAGGAACCGGGCTATGCCCTCTTCTCCTCGCTCTTTTCCTTCTACCTGCCGCTTATGGTCATCCTAGTGATGTATTTCAGGGTCTACGTGGTGGCCCGGAGGACTACCAAGAGTTTAGAAGCTGGGGTCAAACGGGAGAGAAATAAGTCGATAGAAGTGGTGCTGAGGATTCACTGTCGGAGCATGCTGGAGGATACTTCCAAGAGTAAAAACCACCCGTTCCGGAGTTCGCTGTCCGTGCGCTTGATGAAGTTCTCCCGGGAGAAGAAGGCTGCCAAAACCCTGGCGATTGTCGTCGGGATGTTCATCCTGTGTTGGCTACCGTTTTTCTTTGTTTTACCACTGGGTAAGTTTTGGTTTGCATTATCAACATTTAATTAGCAATTGATTGGGAGTTAAAGAGGACCACAATAGAGACTACAGTCTAATTGCTTCTCTGTTTTAACCATATGTAAAATACGCGTCTCTGAATCTGTACATTTGTGGGTGCTCTCCCTTGTGTGATCAGTAGGATTCGCTGTATTGATTGACGAGTGTGCATTTTACTGCGAGGATGTAGCCTATACCTCGTGTCCATATCACTCAAATATAATTAAATTACTTTTAAGTTATATCTTGTTCACTGTGCTTATGTTTACATATTGAAGTGCACTATTTAGAACGTGAAACAAGGATGTTTGAAATGCATCCAAGTGCATAATTAGTATGAAAAGGTTGCGCGCAGCGTGCAAACTGTCAATACAAAACACTCTTTTCGTATCTGAAATTGTGAGGTATTGGTTTTTCTTTCCTTTTCTTTTTCTCTGGAAGATAAACGTAGCATACTGAGAAAATCCACAATTACGCACTATTACACACGACATAGGCTCGGTAACAATGtactacaacttatcatgaagaGTTCTAATTGTGGCATCCGGCATCATTACACAAAACTATAAGTCCGACTTTTCATATGCCTATATACATGTGCAATTCATCGATGTATTGTTTACAGTCCATAGACATAAAATATCCTTCAAAGGCGTCATCAATTGTCCTTAAAGCCCTACTGTTTTTGTAGCCGTATGTTGAAGAGCAAAAACAAGCCATTACAATTACTTTCCTGACATAAAAGTATACTCAAGATAAATGATTTTATTTATCATAGTGATTAAGGAGTCACATTAAAATATATACTATtccccaccaacattagacaactatactGAACATTTGAATCTCTTAAATAAGTACATgaaatcaatgatgagagaataATCAGATTAATTGATAAGTGCCACAGACATGGTGGTGTAGCAGGAAGCATGCcatgaaccaagaggttgtgtgTTCAtatcccaggtgaggacatgttgaatcataattactgtataaatgaacatgcaccaTGCAATTGTGTATCAACTATGTAAGTTTAATAAGCTGTGTGTAATCAGCTGCACAGTCTTTTTTTAAAGTTAAGATTTCCAAATAATAGTTTCTACTTGAATGAACATATGAGTTGAGAAAACAACATTTTATTATTGACAGAATTTTTTGACAAAGTTTTCTCAAGTTGGAGCTTAGTTTGGGCCAACTAATAGTTTTTAGTTCAGGTTAACACTAGGACAGAGAAGTTGAGTcaacagaagaagaaaaaggcCTGTAACCAGTTACTTAATAAATAATAAGAGTTGCGGGTGTTTGTTTTTACAATGTATTTCTCTACAACAAACAGCTCAACAGAGAAAAGGAGTTGAAAGGGAGTAGAAGGTGTTCAAACGCAACACAATATACTCTACAGGTCATTAAACAGCAATGAAAACAATGTGTGAGAGTCAGTGCAAGAACCTTTGGCTGACGGTGATTTGAGAAACAAACAGGTGACTTGCTCACGGAGCGGCAGACGGTCAATAAAATGCTAATGAGTGGAAAAGTGCTTTACTGGTGAAATA
This sequence is a window from Oncorhynchus gorbuscha isolate QuinsamMale2020 ecotype Even-year linkage group LG17, OgorEven_v1.0, whole genome shotgun sequence. Protein-coding genes within it:
- the LOC124001090 gene encoding alpha-1D adrenergic receptor-like, encoding MTYSNLMNESNDGIYFEKALNESFLGRILFTDNSTNSTSCTNITLDPQVIAVGVFLSVFILVAIVGNILVILSVLCNRHLQTVTNFFIVNLAIADLLLSIIVLPFSASLEVLGCWVFGRVFCNIWAAVDVLCCTASILSLCIISIDRYIGVKHCLKYPTIMTEKKAAVILVLVWVSSMVISIGPLLGWKEPPPTDESVCSITEEPGYALFSSLFSFYLPLMVILVMYFRVYVVARRTTKSLEAGVKRERNKSIEVVLRIHCRSMLEDTSKSKNHPFRSSLSVRLMKFSREKKAAKTLAIVVGMFILCWLPFFFVLPLGSFFPALKPSDMVFKVIFWLGYFNSCINPVIYPCSSKEFQRAFTRLLRCQCHRRRRVLRRFYDQHWRTAVKGHHNQGIDGREMGTMGIGNASVTDYRPAYSINHESCGSSHYYKGTQGRSLSFKGWSLFPPLQKSSFQLKEKMNNLSNKIKGGVATPSLARTEIDTVSMGIYNDVAEQSCYQIYDLAECYSLKETDI